A genome region from Nocardiopsis exhalans includes the following:
- a CDS encoding phage tail fiber protein: MAASTDLLHPMLATAGQTAVEASLHTADPGSTGANEVSGGDYERVPVAWDPPSGGAITADDELVFLVPALGSDEVTHVGLWNASGDWLIDAAAAVPQPFPTAGTATVEVLSLDMTNGTLSAQVSS, from the coding sequence GTGGCCGCCAGTACCGACTTGCTCCACCCGATGCTCGCCACCGCCGGGCAGACCGCTGTGGAGGCGTCCCTGCACACCGCAGACCCCGGCAGCACCGGCGCCAACGAAGTCAGTGGGGGTGACTACGAACGGGTGCCGGTGGCATGGGACCCGCCATCCGGAGGTGCCATCACCGCCGACGACGAACTGGTGTTCCTTGTGCCTGCGCTGGGCTCAGACGAGGTCACCCACGTCGGGCTGTGGAACGCCTCCGGTGACTGGCTGATCGACGCCGCAGCAGCAGTACCGCAGCCGTTCCCTACCGCCGGTACCGCAACGGTCGAGGTGCTGTCCCTGGACATGACCAACGGAACCCTGAGCGCGCAGGTCAGCTCCTGA